In Blattabacterium cuenoti, the following proteins share a genomic window:
- the der gene encoding ribosome biogenesis GTPase Der: MNYIVSIVGRPNVGKSTLFNRLVGRRKAIVHVTSGVTRDRIYGNSEWNGIKFSIVDTGGFSVSKNDVLEKEIKNQILIAIKESDVILFLVDIKTGILDADIEIAQILRKCQKIVLLVVNKVDNVKYIYHDTDFFRLGFFKYYCISAINGSGTGELLDKLIEIFKQELFKKKEKILENKLFPRFSIIGRPNVGKSTLINSFLNKNHHIVTDISGTTRDSLDVFYKKWEYECILVDTPGVRKKSKIRDNIEFYSTMRTFKTIEYADVCLLMVDAGCGWEKQDMNIFRLVEKNHKGIIIIINKWDLFHKKNSYTQQDYELFIRKKIYPFYNVPILFISAKNKDGIHNILPMAYQVLRSRENRLKTNILNKIMLPIFKKNPPTPKKKNKSITIKYCTQLPSRTPKFIFFSNFPQYIKESYKRFVENKIRSHFDFIGVPIQIFFRKK; the protein is encoded by the coding sequence ATGAATTATATCGTATCTATAGTAGGACGACCTAATGTAGGAAAATCAACTTTGTTTAATCGTCTTGTAGGAAGAAGAAAAGCTATTGTTCATGTAACGAGTGGAGTGACAAGAGATCGTATTTATGGAAATTCAGAATGGAATGGAATAAAATTTTCTATAGTAGACACTGGTGGTTTTTCTGTTTCAAAAAATGATGTACTTGAAAAAGAAATCAAAAACCAAATTTTGATAGCGATCAAAGAATCTGATGTTATTTTATTTTTAGTAGATATAAAAACAGGAATATTAGATGCAGATATCGAAATTGCTCAAATATTAAGAAAATGTCAAAAAATAGTTTTATTAGTTGTGAATAAAGTAGATAACGTAAAATATATATATCATGATACAGATTTTTTTCGTTTAGGATTTTTTAAATATTACTGTATATCAGCTATAAATGGGAGTGGAACTGGAGAATTATTAGATAAATTAATAGAAATATTCAAACAAGAATTATTTAAAAAAAAAGAAAAAATATTGGAAAACAAGCTTTTTCCTCGTTTTTCAATAATAGGACGACCCAATGTAGGAAAATCAACTTTGATTAACTCTTTTCTTAATAAAAACCATCATATTGTTACAGATATTTCGGGAACGACCAGAGATAGTTTAGATGTATTCTACAAAAAATGGGAATATGAATGTATTTTAGTAGATACACCTGGAGTCAGAAAAAAATCTAAAATTAGAGATAACATTGAATTTTATTCTACTATGAGAACGTTTAAAACAATAGAATATGCGGATGTTTGTCTTTTAATGGTAGATGCAGGTTGTGGATGGGAAAAACAGGATATGAATATTTTTAGATTAGTGGAAAAAAATCATAAAGGTATTATAATTATTATTAATAAATGGGATTTATTTCATAAAAAAAATTCTTATACACAACAAGATTACGAATTATTTATTAGAAAAAAAATTTATCCATTTTATAATGTTCCCATTCTTTTTATATCCGCTAAAAATAAAGATGGAATACACAATATTCTCCCCATGGCTTATCAGGTTTTAAGATCCCGTGAAAACAGATTAAAAACGAATATTTTAAATAAAATTATGTTACCAATTTTTAAAAAAAATCCACCTACTCCTAAGAAAAAAAATAAATCCATAACTATAAAATATTGTACTCAGTTGCCTTCACGCACGCCAAAATTTATTTTTTTTTCTAATTTTCCTCAATACATAAAAGAATCTTATAAAAGATTTGTTGAAAATAAAATTCGTTCTCATTTTGATTTTATAGGAGTACCCATACAAATTTTTTTTAGGAAAAAATAA
- the argH gene encoding argininosuccinate lyase, protein MKIWGKKTNFSFNKEIENFTSSKDSKIDLLLAPHDVIGTIAHVIMLKSIGLLNQKDLKILIQELRNIYVHEILKNNFKIDEGIEDIHSQIEFLLTNRLGEVGKKIHSGRSRNDQILVDLKLFVRTEIKEIVYMAYSFFDLLLKLSEQYKNILMPGYTHYQIAMPSSFGLWFAAYAESLIDDLLLIHTAYRIVNKNPLGSAAGYGSSFPLNRKMTTDLLGFENLNYNVVYAQMGRGKMERIVSESISSLARTLSKMAQDICLYLSQNFNFISFPDHLTTGSSIMPHKKNPDVFEIIRAKCNRISSLPNEIYLISSNLCSGYHRDFQIIKERFIPIFEEMKKCFYMFKYMLNHIIVKKDILQDEKYQYLFSVEVVNELVIEKGYSFREAYQKVGLDIQNGCFKPFTQTQVCYSHEGSIGNLCNTQIRNLMQDIIKEFDFDKINEVIKRLIYSEIHFDGSSKNPIFV, encoded by the coding sequence GTGAAAATTTGGGGAAAAAAAACGAATTTTAGTTTCAATAAAGAAATAGAAAATTTTACTTCAAGTAAGGATTCAAAAATAGATTTGCTTTTAGCACCACATGATGTTATAGGGACTATAGCTCATGTAATTATGTTAAAAAGTATAGGATTATTAAATCAAAAAGATTTAAAAATTTTAATTCAGGAGTTGCGTAATATTTATGTTCACGAAATTTTGAAGAATAATTTTAAGATTGATGAAGGAATAGAAGATATTCATTCTCAGATAGAATTTTTGTTAACCAATCGTTTAGGAGAAGTAGGAAAAAAAATACATAGTGGGAGATCCAGAAATGATCAGATTTTGGTGGATTTGAAACTTTTTGTTCGTACAGAAATCAAAGAAATCGTATACATGGCTTATTCTTTTTTTGATTTACTATTAAAATTAAGTGAACAATATAAAAATATATTAATGCCTGGTTATACTCATTATCAAATAGCGATGCCTTCTTCTTTTGGGCTTTGGTTTGCCGCATATGCAGAAAGTTTAATAGACGATTTACTATTAATACATACCGCATATCGTATCGTAAACAAAAATCCTTTAGGTTCAGCTGCAGGTTATGGATCTTCTTTCCCTTTAAATCGAAAAATGACAACCGATTTATTGGGTTTTGAAAATTTAAATTATAATGTAGTGTATGCTCAAATGGGCCGTGGAAAAATGGAAAGAATCGTTTCAGAATCTATTTCTTCTTTGGCAAGAACTTTAAGTAAAATGGCGCAAGATATTTGCTTATATTTAAGTCAAAATTTTAATTTTATTAGTTTTCCTGATCATCTTACTACCGGATCTAGCATTATGCCTCATAAGAAAAATCCAGATGTTTTTGAGATTATACGAGCTAAATGTAATAGAATATCATCGTTACCTAATGAAATTTATTTGATTTCTTCTAATTTATGTTCTGGATATCATAGAGATTTTCAAATCATTAAAGAAAGATTTATCCCTATTTTTGAAGAAATGAAAAAATGTTTTTACATGTTTAAATATATGTTGAATCATATCATAGTAAAAAAGGATATTCTTCAGGATGAGAAGTATCAATACTTGTTTAGTGTAGAAGTCGTGAACGAGCTTGTTATTGAAAAAGGATATTCTTTTAGGGAAGCTTATCAAAAAGTTGGTTTAGATATCCAAAATGGATGTTTCAAACCCTTTACTCAGACTCAGGTTTGTTATTCCCATGAAGGAAGTATAGGAAATTTGTGTAACACACAAATTAGAAATTTAATGCAAGATATAATAAAAGAATTTGACTTTGATAAAATAAATGAAGTTATAAAACGATTAATTTATAGTGAAATTCATTTTGACGGATCCTCTAAGAATCCAATTTTCGTTTGA
- the truB gene encoding tRNA pseudouridine(55) synthase TruB, with protein sequence MIQNLSELKNGKILLVDKPWGWTSFDIVKKIKSSILTDTKENLKIGHAGTLDPFATGLLIVLTGKYTKKVNEIQNFKKVYTGIMKLGCETLSFDSETEEHNFSSTSHITPQLIKKISKRFLGEIDQYPPYFSALKTKGKRFYEYARKKIKIVIKSRRIKIYKFHILKIGIPYIKFFIECGKGTYIRSVAQDFGKALQSGAYILSLRRERIGNFSMTMNCSSVKLNISKEFSCYLLK encoded by the coding sequence TTGATTCAAAATTTATCAGAATTAAAAAACGGAAAAATATTGTTAGTAGATAAACCATGGGGATGGACTTCTTTTGACATTGTTAAAAAAATAAAAAGTTCTATTCTTACTGATACAAAAGAAAATTTAAAAATCGGACATGCAGGTACTTTAGATCCTTTTGCTACAGGTTTATTAATTGTACTTACAGGAAAATATACTAAAAAAGTAAATGAAATTCAAAATTTCAAAAAAGTTTATACAGGTATTATGAAATTAGGTTGTGAAACCTTATCTTTCGACTCAGAAACAGAAGAGCATAATTTTTCTTCTACTTCGCATATTACTCCTCAATTGATTAAAAAAATATCTAAAAGATTTTTGGGAGAAATAGATCAATATCCTCCATATTTTTCTGCGTTAAAAACAAAGGGAAAAAGATTCTATGAATATGCTAGAAAAAAAATAAAAATAGTGATTAAATCTAGGCGTATAAAAATTTATAAATTTCATATTCTAAAAATAGGAATTCCCTACATAAAATTTTTTATAGAATGTGGAAAGGGGACTTATATTCGATCTGTAGCCCAAGATTTTGGAAAAGCCCTTCAAAGCGGAGCTTATATACTTTCTTTAAGAAGAGAACGAATTGGAAATTTTTCTATGACTATGAATTGTTCTTCTGTAAAATTAAATATTTCAAAAGAATTTTCATGTTACTTATTAAAGTAA
- a CDS encoding dicarboxylate/amino acid:cation symporter, with the protein MSIGMNIKKEKVLLIAFLSVLAYVFIHLSKSLLGLDKFTLCILRCFVISIFILYSFMKKDLTTWILLSIIIGIEIGLDIPKVAVELRFLSQIFLRLIKTIIAPILFSTLVVGIASHSNIKQLGSMGWKSLLYFEVVTTLALFIGLIAINVSQAGVGIVMPSGITEQQLPKVESRTWQDTILHVFPENFIKSIYHGDVLPIVVFSVVFGISMVFLEDKKRSPILLFAESLSEIMFKFTKIIMYFAPIGVGSAIAYTVGHMGLDILYNLFQLLLTLYIALLVFLIVVLLPILFWIKVPLKGFVKALTEPVSLAFATTSSESALPLLMENLEKLGVPRKIIAFVIPTGYSFNLDGTTLYLSLATVFVAQASGIPLSFSQQIFIGLTLILTSKGVAGVPRASLVILLATVASFGLPTWPILAIIGIDELMDMARTTVNVIGNGLASCVIARSEGEFDDKKMLDYIKSESDL; encoded by the coding sequence ATGAGTATTGGGATGAATATAAAAAAAGAAAAAGTTTTATTAATAGCTTTTTTAAGTGTTTTAGCATATGTCTTTATTCATTTATCAAAATCCTTATTAGGATTGGATAAATTTACTCTTTGCATATTAAGATGTTTCGTTATATCTATTTTCATATTGTATTCTTTTATGAAAAAAGACTTAACTACTTGGATTTTATTATCCATTATTATAGGAATAGAAATAGGATTAGATATCCCAAAAGTAGCTGTAGAACTAAGATTTTTATCTCAAATCTTTTTAAGATTGATTAAGACTATCATTGCTCCAATATTATTTTCAACTTTGGTAGTTGGAATAGCAAGTCATTCTAATATTAAACAATTAGGAAGTATGGGATGGAAATCTTTACTATACTTTGAAGTGGTGACAACTTTAGCTTTGTTTATAGGTCTTATTGCAATTAATGTATCCCAAGCTGGAGTGGGTATAGTAATGCCTTCAGGAATAACGGAACAACAATTACCAAAAGTAGAAAGTAGAACTTGGCAAGACACAATTCTTCATGTATTTCCGGAAAATTTTATAAAATCTATATATCATGGAGATGTATTACCGATAGTGGTCTTCTCCGTTGTATTTGGTATATCCATGGTTTTCTTAGAAGATAAAAAAAGAAGCCCTATATTACTGTTTGCAGAGAGTCTTTCAGAAATCATGTTTAAGTTTACTAAAATTATCATGTATTTTGCTCCTATAGGAGTAGGATCCGCCATCGCTTATACAGTAGGACATATGGGGTTGGATATTTTATATAATTTATTTCAGTTGTTATTGACTCTTTATATTGCTTTACTAGTTTTTTTGATAGTTGTTTTACTTCCTATTCTTTTTTGGATTAAAGTTCCTTTAAAAGGTTTCGTCAAAGCATTAACTGAACCTGTATCACTTGCGTTTGCGACTACGAGTTCCGAATCCGCCTTGCCTTTACTTATGGAAAATTTAGAAAAATTAGGTGTCCCCAGAAAAATTATAGCTTTTGTGATTCCTACGGGTTATAGCTTTAATTTAGATGGGACTACTCTTTATTTATCTTTAGCAACTGTTTTTGTAGCACAAGCATCTGGGATTCCCTTGAGTTTTAGTCAACAAATATTTATAGGACTGACGTTAATTTTAACGAGTAAAGGAGTTGCTGGAGTTCCTAGAGCATCTTTAGTAATTCTTTTAGCTACTGTGGCTTCTTTTGGATTACCGACTTGGCCTATATTAGCTATTATAGGAATAGATGAATTAATGGATATGGCTAGGACGACCGTAAATGTTATAGGAAATGGGTTAGCCAGTTGTGTAATCGCTCGTTCTGAAGGAGAATTCGATGACAAAAAAATGTTAGATTATATAAAAAGTGAAAGTGATTTGTAA
- the gyrB gene encoding DNA topoisomerase (ATP-hydrolyzing) subunit B translates to MNKKHNTIKDYTADSIQSLEGIEHIRLRPSMYIGDVGIRGLHHLVYEVIDNSVDEALAGFCNKIWLTIHKNGFISVLDNGRGIPIDIHKKEGKSALEVVMTKIGAGGKFDKNSYKVSGGLHGVGISCVNALSKKLIVTIYRNGKIYQQEYLKGKALYPVKCLGKTNMQGTKISYLADHSIFNSIIYNYEILANRLKELSFLNKGLYLFLKDERENIKEHFFSKNGLKEYLQILDKNQETLTKNILFLEEEKENTIVEVAMQYNTSFKEKIVSYVNNINTYEGGTHLSGFRRALTRTFKKYVDGYSILSNKIELTGDDFREGITAIISVRVMEPQFEGQTKTKLSNHEVGGIVDKIVGETLYNYLEEHPSDRKKIIDKIILAAKARQAAKKARELIQKKTTISSILPGKLADCSYNNPESCEIYLVEGDSAGGTAKQGRDRNFQAILPLRGKILNVEKAMQYKIFENEEIKNIFTSLGVSIGTDGTEEDKKILNIKKLRYNKIIIMTDADIDGSHISTLILTLFFRYMKPLIEKGHIYIATPPLYLIQKGNHYQYAWNDQERENIIRKLGGRKSVNIQRYKGLGEMNAEQLWETTMNPKKRTLRKVNIDDYSEADKIFSILMGDEVPPRRNFIEQNAIYAKIDV, encoded by the coding sequence ATGAATAAAAAACATAATACAATAAAAGATTATACAGCAGATAGTATTCAATCCCTTGAAGGAATCGAACATATTCGACTCAGACCTTCCATGTATATTGGGGACGTAGGAATTAGAGGTTTACACCATTTAGTATACGAAGTCATAGATAATTCTGTAGATGAAGCTTTAGCAGGTTTTTGCAATAAAATATGGCTTACAATTCATAAAAATGGATTTATATCTGTACTTGACAATGGTCGTGGAATCCCAATAGATATTCATAAAAAAGAAGGGAAATCGGCTCTAGAGGTTGTTATGACTAAAATAGGTGCAGGTGGTAAATTTGATAAAAATTCTTACAAAGTTTCTGGAGGATTACACGGCGTAGGAATTTCTTGTGTCAATGCACTGTCTAAAAAACTTATAGTAACAATTTATCGAAATGGAAAAATTTATCAACAAGAATATTTAAAAGGAAAAGCCCTTTATCCTGTAAAATGTTTAGGAAAAACTAATATGCAAGGAACAAAAATTTCTTACCTTGCAGATCATTCTATTTTTAATTCCATTATATATAATTATGAAATTTTAGCTAATCGATTAAAAGAATTATCTTTTTTAAACAAAGGTCTATACTTATTTTTAAAAGATGAAAGAGAAAATATAAAAGAACATTTTTTTTCTAAAAATGGATTAAAAGAATACCTACAAATTTTAGATAAAAATCAGGAGACTTTAACAAAAAATATCCTTTTTCTTGAAGAAGAAAAAGAGAATACTATTGTCGAAGTTGCAATGCAATACAATACTTCTTTTAAAGAAAAAATTGTTTCTTATGTAAACAATATAAATACTTATGAAGGAGGAACTCATCTTTCCGGTTTCAGAAGAGCATTAACAAGAACGTTTAAAAAATATGTAGATGGATACAGTATTTTATCTAATAAAATAGAATTAACTGGAGATGATTTTAGAGAAGGAATTACGGCTATTATATCTGTTAGAGTGATGGAACCTCAATTTGAAGGGCAAACTAAAACAAAATTAAGTAATCATGAAGTAGGAGGCATTGTAGACAAAATTGTGGGAGAAACGTTGTATAATTATTTAGAAGAACACCCTAGTGATAGAAAAAAAATTATTGATAAAATTATATTAGCAGCTAAAGCGCGTCAAGCCGCTAAGAAGGCTCGTGAATTAATACAGAAAAAAACTACCATTAGTAGTATTTTACCCGGAAAATTAGCGGATTGTTCTTACAATAATCCAGAAAGTTGTGAAATTTATTTAGTTGAAGGAGATTCTGCCGGAGGGACAGCTAAACAAGGAAGAGATAGGAATTTTCAAGCTATTTTACCTTTAAGAGGGAAAATACTCAATGTTGAAAAAGCGATGCAGTATAAAATATTTGAAAATGAGGAAATAAAAAATATATTTACTTCTTTAGGAGTTTCTATTGGTACAGATGGTACAGAAGAAGACAAAAAAATTTTAAACATTAAAAAACTTAGATATAATAAAATTATTATTATGACAGATGCAGATATAGATGGAAGTCATATTTCTACTTTAATTTTAACATTATTCTTTCGTTATATGAAACCCTTAATAGAAAAAGGCCATATTTATATTGCTACACCTCCACTTTATTTAATTCAAAAAGGAAATCATTATCAATATGCTTGGAATGATCAAGAAAGAGAAAACATTATACGTAAATTAGGAGGAAGAAAATCTGTCAATATACAACGATACAAAGGATTAGGAGAAATGAATGCAGAACAACTTTGGGAAACGACGATGAATCCCAAAAAAAGAACTTTACGTAAAGTGAATATAGACGATTATTCGGAAGCAGACAAAATTTTCTCTATTCTTATGGGAGATGAAGTTCCCCCACGAAGAAATTTTATAGAACAAAATGCGATATATGCAAAAATTGATGTTTAG
- a CDS encoding undecaprenyl-diphosphate phosphatase: MNYIQSILLGIIEGITEFFPISSTGHMIIAADIMGILENKITNLFLISVQFGAVLSVIFLYRNKFFFQKLDFYLKIFIASFPVGIFGFLLNKITNFFLDKPLIVALSLLIGGFVILKVEIFYEKNFYDRKNSITYLKAFIIGLFQCAALIPGVSRSATTIIACMLQNVNRIKAIEFSFFLSVPVIGIATCKKLHDYYFQLNSFTFQDIELLLLGNIVSFVTGMIAIKCFIKYLNNFKFFGYYRIVLGAFFLIVHYLIKPIGKF; this comes from the coding sequence ATGAATTATATTCAATCAATCCTATTAGGGATTATTGAAGGAATTACAGAATTTTTTCCTATTTCTTCTACAGGGCACATGATTATTGCTGCTGATATAATGGGAATACTAGAAAATAAAATCACAAATTTATTTCTTATTTCTGTTCAATTTGGAGCTGTTTTATCAGTAATTTTTTTATATAGAAACAAGTTTTTTTTTCAAAAATTAGATTTTTATCTAAAAATTTTTATAGCTAGTTTCCCTGTAGGAATTTTTGGTTTTTTATTGAACAAAATCACCAATTTTTTTTTAGATAAACCACTCATAGTTGCTTTATCTCTTTTGATAGGAGGATTCGTTATTTTGAAAGTAGAAATTTTTTATGAAAAAAATTTTTATGATAGAAAAAATAGTATTACTTATTTGAAAGCTTTTATTATTGGATTATTTCAATGTGCGGCTCTGATTCCAGGAGTCTCTAGAAGTGCAACGACCATTATTGCTTGTATGTTACAAAATGTGAATAGAATAAAAGCTATTGAGTTTTCTTTCTTTTTATCTGTTCCTGTTATTGGAATTGCTACATGTAAAAAATTACATGACTATTATTTTCAATTAAATTCTTTTACATTTCAAGATATAGAATTATTGTTATTAGGAAATATAGTATCTTTTGTCACTGGAATGATAGCTATCAAATGTTTCATAAAATATTTAAATAATTTTAAATTTTTCGGATATTATAGAATTGTTTTAGGAGCTTTTTTTCTTATTGTACATTATTTAATAAAACCAATTGGAAAATTTTGA
- the rpsP gene encoding 30S ribosomal protein S16, with the protein MSVKIRLKRIGKKHRPIYHIVVADSRAPRNGKFIEKLGTYNPHTNPPSTVLKMQNAVSWLMKGAQPTNTVKSIFSKTGVLLKKHLLEGVKKGVLTDEESQKKFHTWYKKYKI; encoded by the coding sequence ATGTCCGTAAAAATTCGTTTAAAAAGAATTGGAAAAAAACATAGACCTATTTATCATATAGTTGTAGCTGATTCTCGTGCTCCACGAAATGGAAAATTTATTGAAAAACTAGGAACTTACAATCCCCATACAAATCCTCCTTCAACTGTATTAAAAATGCAAAATGCTGTGTCCTGGTTAATGAAAGGAGCACAACCTACCAATACGGTTAAATCTATTTTTTCTAAAACCGGTGTATTATTGAAAAAACATTTATTAGAAGGAGTAAAAAAAGGCGTATTAACTGATGAAGAATCCCAAAAAAAGTTTCATACATGGTATAAAAAATATAAAATTTAG
- the trmD gene encoding tRNA (guanosine(37)-N1)-methyltransferase TrmD, with protein MRIDIVSLVPEILHSPFSNSIIKRAINKGLIEIHVHDLRKYGLGKRKNLDDYPYGGGSGMVIRIEPVDQCFSKLLSERNYDEKIFMTPDGKLFSQKYAQYLIDKKNIIILCGRYKGIDQRIRDHLISKEISIGNYILSGGELAAAVVVESIVRLLPGVIQNQNSILTDSFQNESFIAPPIYTRPVVYKGWAVPKILLSGHHKKIKDWLNQKSMQFKRKLDS; from the coding sequence TTGCGTATAGATATTGTTAGTCTTGTGCCTGAAATTCTTCATAGTCCTTTTTCCAATTCTATTATTAAAAGGGCAATTAATAAAGGTTTAATAGAGATTCATGTTCATGATTTGCGTAAATATGGTTTAGGAAAACGAAAAAATTTAGATGATTATCCTTATGGAGGAGGATCAGGTATGGTTATCAGAATAGAACCTGTAGATCAGTGTTTTTCCAAGCTCTTATCAGAAAGAAATTATGACGAAAAAATTTTTATGACTCCTGATGGAAAGTTATTTTCACAAAAATATGCTCAATATTTAATTGATAAGAAAAATATTATTATTCTTTGTGGACGTTATAAAGGGATTGATCAAAGAATTCGAGATCACTTAATATCCAAAGAAATATCTATTGGAAATTATATTTTATCTGGAGGAGAACTAGCTGCGGCTGTCGTTGTAGAATCTATAGTTCGATTATTACCTGGAGTAATACAAAATCAAAATTCCATTCTCACAGATTCTTTTCAAAATGAATCCTTCATCGCTCCCCCTATCTATACTCGCCCAGTAGTTTATAAAGGATGGGCTGTTCCAAAAATACTTTTATCTGGACATCATAAAAAAATAAAAGATTGGTTGAATCAAAAATCCATGCAATTCAAACGAAAATTGGATTCTTAG
- a CDS encoding diphosphomevalonate/mevalonate 3,5-bisphosphate decarboxylase family protein, which produces MKKNCFFYNYKNKKYSIDPNGIVTSKSHSNIALIKYWGKHNNKIQIPLNSSISYSLGEVYTVTRLIYQEKKKSNLSIRVFFSGKEKTSFIPKILEFFHRISFYCSYIRDLNFVIETYNTFPHSSGIASSASSMSALALCIMKIEKKLVSSFKEDFFFKKASFLSRLGSGSACRSIYPGLVVWGYHKSIKGSNNLYAIPYPYDVHSIFTKIEDTILIVDDEPKKILSSKGHQLMNNHPYAKDRFKCANKNMNRLISILKIGDFQEFGELIEHEALTLHAMIMTSRPYFLWMKPNTLNVIYTVWDFRKQSNKNIYFTLDAGANIHLLYPIQEKTSILKWIYSDLFTYCKKIIESFCLYN; this is translated from the coding sequence TTGAAAAAAAATTGTTTTTTTTATAATTATAAGAATAAAAAATATTCTATAGACCCGAATGGAATAGTCACCAGCAAGAGTCATTCTAATATCGCTTTAATAAAATACTGGGGAAAACATAATAATAAAATTCAAATACCATTGAATTCGTCTATTAGTTATTCTTTGGGAGAAGTATACACGGTTACGCGATTAATTTATCAAGAGAAAAAAAAAAGTAATTTATCTATAAGAGTATTTTTTTCAGGAAAAGAAAAAACTAGTTTTATTCCAAAAATTTTAGAATTTTTTCATAGAATTTCATTTTATTGTTCCTATATACGGGATTTGAATTTTGTTATAGAAACCTATAATACTTTTCCACATAGTAGCGGAATTGCTTCTTCTGCTTCTTCCATGAGTGCTTTAGCATTGTGTATCATGAAAATAGAAAAAAAACTAGTATCTTCTTTTAAAGAAGATTTTTTTTTCAAAAAAGCTTCTTTTTTATCCAGATTAGGTTCTGGAAGTGCTTGCAGATCTATTTATCCTGGACTTGTTGTTTGGGGGTATCATAAATCCATAAAAGGAAGCAACAATCTTTATGCTATCCCATATCCATATGATGTACATTCTATTTTTACAAAAATAGAAGATACGATCTTAATCGTAGATGATGAACCTAAAAAAATATTAAGTTCAAAAGGACATCAATTAATGAATAATCATCCTTATGCTAAGGATAGATTTAAATGTGCTAATAAAAATATGAATAGACTTATATCTATATTAAAAATAGGAGATTTTCAAGAATTCGGAGAATTAATAGAACATGAAGCTTTGACTCTTCATGCTATGATCATGACCTCTCGACCCTATTTTTTATGGATGAAACCCAATACTCTGAACGTAATTTATACGGTATGGGATTTTAGAAAACAGAGCAATAAAAATATTTATTTTACCCTAGATGCAGGTGCTAATATTCATCTTTTATATCCAATTCAAGAAAAAACATCCATCCTAAAATGGATATATAGTGATTTATTTACATATTGTAAAAAAATTATAGAAAGTTTTTGTTTATATAATTAA